The stretch of DNA TAGGCATAGGTCTTCTAGGTTGTACCTCATAATATTTATTAAATATGTTGTTTACCTTAAGACCAATTGTTAATTGTTTATTTTGAAGATTTAAAAGTTTATAGTCCAATCCTGTATTGGCCACAAAGTAATGAGGTATTACAAAGTCGTTAGAATTGCTTTCTGTCGTATACACTTTACCATTGATTAACTGCTGATAAAAAAAACTAAATCGTTTATGAGTATACCCTAGATTGCCATTAAGTAAATGCTTAGGCACAAAAATTAGTTGATTGTCTGTAGCCTTATTAGTTGCCACAGTATAACTATAGTTCATATTAAGCTTTACAATATGTTTATTAAAAGTTCTATTAAATGACAAAGATACTTCCATACCTTTATTATTAACTTCTGATAGATTTATTGGTACCCAAACTCCAGGTTTGTCAGGATCCCCTCCGGGTGTCCAAACTATTTTATCTTTAGCATTTATGTAAAATACTCCGATATCAATTAAAAATTGATTGTTCTTATAACCAATTCCAAATTCTCCCTGTAAAGCTGTTTCGGGTATTAAATCCAAATTCCCTTGTCCCGGCCAAAACAAATCATTGTAAGTTGGTACCCGAAAGTTTTTAGAACCATTGGCTCTAAAAAACAAATTCCTGAATGGTTTTACTTTTATCCCTAAAGCATAAGTAAATGGGACGTCATAATCTGAATTAAAATCTTTTCTAAGTTTAGCGTCGAAAGACACCAAGCTATTGATATTCTGATTATAAATTAAAGATTGAGAAAATTGTTTTCTATTTCTTTCCGTGATTTGATCTGTTTTTCCAAAAGCAGATTCATACTCTGAATAAGAGGTTATACTAGCTTTTAATTCAGGGAAACTGTAAGAAACATTATAATTAACAAGATAACGTTTGGACTTTCCAAAATTAAATGTGCTTAAAGTTCTATCTTCAAAATATCGATACTCCTGAGTTAAAAAAGCAAATTTAGCCTCGTGACTTAGCCTTGGTTTTTCAAGTGTGTAAACCAATAAGTTTCTATGGCTAAAATCTTGATACTTATCATTAGCAGATAATGGGTTTGGCAATTCGCCAGAAAAAAATCTTTCTCCTAAGTAATTAGCACTATAGAATTTTAATTTAGAAGACTTTGTTAACGAATAAGCAACACTTGCATTTAATCCAAAATTCTCGTAAGCACCATTTGTATTCTTAAAATCTGTATTTAAAAACTTATAATCGTTTTCAGATTGGTTATAAGAAACACCAGAGTTAATAGCAAGCTTAGAATTTGAGAATTTAAATTTATACAAGCCTCTGTAAGTTTCAAAACTTCCAAGAGAAGCCTTTAATTGGTTTTTAATTTGCTTGGTATTGGTAAACTGTAAATGGTCACTTAAATGGATGGTACCTCCTACTGCTCCAGATCCATATTCCAAACTCCCTCCTCCACTCCTTACATCTATCGCATCAAACAAGCTCACTGTTAACGAGTTAAACCCGGTTTGACCGTTATTAATAGAATTGATATTAATACCATTCCAAATTACAGCAGTGTTTGACGCACTGGTACCTCTAAAACTAGCAGAACTCGTTCCTCCCGATCCATACTCTCTTAAGTATAAAGGCGAATTAAAACGTAATAAAGAAGTAAACGATTCTGTATTTCTCAATATAACAGAATCACTTAAAGTAATAACTTTATATCCTACAGAATGTTTTTTCAATTTCTTGTCGGCCTGAATGACAACCTCCTCTAAACGATTCACCAGACTATCATTTTGAGCCGTGCCATTAAAGCAAACTATATAAAATATCGATACAATTAGAATTCTCCTCATAATTAACTTTTATCCCGAAAGTTTAGCTTATTTTGTTTTGAAAATGGCAGGTCTCCTGACTTGCGTCTTCATGTTCGTCTTCCCAGAAAAAATCCAGTGACTAGAAGTTTAACATGAAGCTTACAGCTTACAGTTGCGGGAACAGTTCAGGACTCGAGATTTTAGATTTTAGATTTAGATTTTAGAATTCAAAAATTCGTAAGCCATCTATCTACAATCGGCAATCACTTCACCTGATTCCCTTTTAATCCGTTCAATTTAAAACTGAACAGAACCAAAATTCGCTGCAAATATACTAATCAATTTTAGAATTAAGAGTACACTTCTCGCTTTATTCATATAAAATATTTAATCTTTGCAAATACAATAAATAATTTTCTGGATATGATTTTTTACATAACAGGAGGCGAACGCTCAGGAAAAAGTCGCTACGCACAAGACTTAGCGTTATCTCTTTCAAAAACTCCTAAATATATTGCTACATCACGTGTTTGGGATGATGATCATAGAAAACGAATTGATAGACATATTGCCGATAGAGATGAAAGATGGACGTCTGTTGAAGAAGAAAAAGTTCTTTCTAAAATGATAAACCCGAAAGATGTGGTCGTTATTGATTGTGTAACACTGTGGCTTACTAATTTCTTTGTAGACACCAAAAATGATATTGAAAAAAGCTTAGAATTAGCTAAATCTGAATTTGAAAAATTACTTGATATAGATGCGACCATCATTATAATTTCCAATGAAATTGGCATGGGTGTACATGCCCAAACAGAAATAGGTAGAAAATTTACAGAACTTCAAGGTTGGATGAATCAACATATTGCTAAACATGCAAATAAGGCAACTATGATGGTATCAGGAATCCCTTTAACTCTAAAATAATGACGCACACCATAACATCT from Flavivirga spongiicola encodes:
- a CDS encoding bifunctional adenosylcobinamide kinase/adenosylcobinamide-phosphate guanylyltransferase — its product is MIFYITGGERSGKSRYAQDLALSLSKTPKYIATSRVWDDDHRKRIDRHIADRDERWTSVEEEKVLSKMINPKDVVVIDCVTLWLTNFFVDTKNDIEKSLELAKSEFEKLLDIDATIIIISNEIGMGVHAQTEIGRKFTELQGWMNQHIAKHANKATMMVSGIPLTLK
- a CDS encoding TonB-dependent receptor domain-containing protein, with translation MRRILIVSIFYIVCFNGTAQNDSLVNRLEEVVIQADKKLKKHSVGYKVITLSDSVILRNTESFTSLLRFNSPLYLREYGSGGTSSASFRGTSASNTAVIWNGININSINNGQTGFNSLTVSLFDAIDVRSGGGSLEYGSGAVGGTIHLSDHLQFTNTKQIKNQLKASLGSFETYRGLYKFKFSNSKLAINSGVSYNQSENDYKFLNTDFKNTNGAYENFGLNASVAYSLTKSSKLKFYSANYLGERFFSGELPNPLSANDKYQDFSHRNLLVYTLEKPRLSHEAKFAFLTQEYRYFEDRTLSTFNFGKSKRYLVNYNVSYSFPELKASITSYSEYESAFGKTDQITERNRKQFSQSLIYNQNINSLVSFDAKLRKDFNSDYDVPFTYALGIKVKPFRNLFFRANGSKNFRVPTYNDLFWPGQGNLDLIPETALQGEFGIGYKNNQFLIDIGVFYINAKDKIVWTPGGDPDKPGVWVPINLSEVNNKGMEVSLSFNRTFNKHIVKLNMNYSYTVATNKATDNQLIFVPKHLLNGNLGYTHKRFSFFYQQLINGKVYTTESNSNDFVIPHYFVANTGLDYKLLNLQNKQLTIGLKVNNIFNKYYEVQPRRPMPNRNLNFNINYKF